From a single Nicotiana tabacum cultivar K326 chromosome 8, ASM71507v2, whole genome shotgun sequence genomic region:
- the LOC107823292 gene encoding putative F-box protein At1g32420, which translates to MEKKKIVAIRNLCIPHEITFEILKEVPAKSLMRFSEGAIQYLNQSRFSKLHSLASTNGLVCLWNFYGDVAVLNPFTQEHIFLPCQQPLIGRCSLGFDPTTKKYKVIKAQWIRGGRTSCEVRYWIYTIGVDKIWREIPDCANIFPIYNFVYIGGVIYCVNRLSKPYNIAAFSVEEEKLIRMILLPDGMLAKNSKIVETKGQVALVDHRNIRGDGHISLYVVNGTGKTQTWVKHIIALPP; encoded by the exons ATGGAGAAAAAGAAGATTGTTGCCATTCGTAATTTATGTATTCCTCACGAGATTACCTTTGAAATTCTAAAAGAGGTTCCTGCCAAGTCTTTAATGCGGTTTAG CGAAGGTGCCATTCAGTACTTGAATCAGTCACGTTTCAGTAAGCTTCACTCTCTTGCATCGACCAATGGCTTAGTTTGTCTATGGAACTTTTATGGGGATGTTGCTGTTCTTAATCCTTTTACACAAGAACATATCTTTCTTCCTTGTCAACAACCTTTAATCGGCCGTTGCTCCCTGGGATTTGATCCCACCaccaaaaaatataaagtaatcaAGGCACAGTGGATACGAGGGGGTCGAACTTCATGTGAAGTGAGATACTGGATTTACACTATCGGGGTGGACAAAATATGGAGGGAGATTCCTGACTGCGCCAACATTTTCCCTATATACAATTTTGTTTATATCGGCGGAGTCATTTATTGTGTAAATAGGCTTTCAAAGCCTTACAATATAGCTGCATTCAgtgttgaagaagaaaagttgatTAGAATGATCTTGTTACCTGATGGGATGTTGGCAAAAAATTCAAAGATAGTAGAAACAAAGGGTCAAGTTGCACTTGTAGATCACAGAAATATTAGAGGCGATGGCCACATTAGTTTGTATGTTGTGAATGGTACTGGTAAAACTCAGACATGGGTGAAACATATAATTGCGCTGCCACCATGA